One Branchiostoma floridae strain S238N-H82 chromosome 15, Bfl_VNyyK, whole genome shotgun sequence DNA window includes the following coding sequences:
- the LOC118432131 gene encoding paired box protein Pax-5-like, which produces MSHTGQTGINQLGGIFVNGRPLPDHVRRYIVHLALMGVRPCDISRRLLVSHGCVSKILSRYFETGTVRPGSIGGSRPKVATPLVVRKILGYKLEKPSMFAWEIRERLLADRVCTEGNLPSVSSINRILRTLPTSTCDQQRLPINFRTIRAPGIHAPIPLLPVQIATSSGPSVKNTSTSGNDTSRTVPTKVSPPTGVTVEQNKTTENRKDGSLMEPSSASDTTAGGPAATDDHSGFKANGLVEQPGGPRKEVVKKTEEKNSSASLNIDPALSQPRMIELPTSSGLAQRSNAASRMPLMLHQRRLGNGQTEGQTLPLYNISDHPLHLRSVYRQWRVV; this is translated from the exons ATGTCCCACACAG GACAAACGGGAATAAACCAGCTGGGTGGTATCTTCGTAAACGGACGCCCTTTACCGGACCACGTCAGAAGGTACATCGTGCACCTGGCGCTGATGGGCGTGCGGCCATGCGACATCTCGCGGCGGTTGCTGGTATCGCACGGCTGTGTCTCCAAGATTCTGTCCCGTTACTTCGAGACGGGGACAGTCAGACCAGGGTCCATTGGAGGAAGCAGGCCAAAG GTAGCGACACCGCTGGTGGTTCGGAAGATCCTGGGGTACAAGCTGGAGAAGCCGAGCATGTTCGCCTGGGAGATCCGTGAGCGCCTCCTAGCGGACAGGGTCTGCACGGAAGGCAACCTGCCCAGCGTCTCTTCCATCAACCGCATCCTCAGGACTTTACCAACTTCCACATGC gACCAACAGAGACTACCCATCAACTTCAGAACTATCAGGGCTCCAGGTATCCACGCACCGATCCCTCTCCTACCAGTTCAAATAGCGACATCTAGTGGTCCATCGGTGAAGAATACTAGTACATCGGGAAATGACACATCCCGCACTGTACCGACCAAAGTAAGCCCACCAACTGGAGTGACTGTAGAACAGAACAAAACGACTGAAAATAGAAAAGACGGCAGCCTCATGGAACCTTCCTCGGCATCTGACACTACAG CAGGTGGACCAGCGGCGACAGATGATCACTCTGGCTTCAAGGCGAATGGGTTAGTAGAGCAACCTGGGGGGCCGAGGAAGGAAGTTGTGAAGAAAACTGAGGAAAAGAATAGCTCAGCATCTTTAAACATCGATCCTGCCCTCTCACAGCCACGAATGATCGAACTTCCCACCTCATCGGGTCTAGCacaacgcagcaatgccgcctCGCGGATGCCACTAATGTTGCACCAACGCCGCCTTGGCAATGGCCAAACCGAAGGCCAAACCTTACCACTTTACAATATCAGCGATCATCCTCTTCACTTGAGGTCAGTGTATCGCCAGTGGAGGGTGGTTTAA
- the LOC118432530 gene encoding uncharacterized protein LOC118432530, with product MDDAARLSAIYSSMYVARRYLYEMEWDAVLEEGTHSSLAANITACRHQLQTFITAINVTIDVLDVQHPGRPSYVMEPDMQDPPSEYLRHIRDFLVLRDFRVAVENSYHHLYFMYDKYAWQD from the exons GATGCAGCGCGCCTGTCTGCCATCTACAGCAGCATGTACGTGGCCCGGCGGTACCTGTACGAGATGGAGTGGGACGCTGTGCTGGAGGAGGGGACCCACTCCAGCCTCGCTGCCAACATCACCGCCTGTCGGCACCAACTGCAAACGTTCATAACAGCCATCAATGTCACG ATAGACGTGCTTGATGTGCAACATCCCGGCAGACCCTCATACGTCATGGAACCGGATATGCAGGACCCGCCCTCCGAGTACCTGCGTCATATCCGGGACTTCCTGGTACTGCGAGACTTCAGGGTTGCTGTCGAAAACAGCTACCATCatttatatttcatgtatgaTAAATATGCATGGCAAGACTAG